In the Flavobacterium sp. 90 genome, CATAATCCTGAAAGTCTTGGTAATAAGTAGATACATTGCGCCAACTCAACCTGAGTTCTTGCGTATGAAGTTTCGGCTCTTTGTGCAAAAATATCCAGAATCAAATTGGTTCTGTCTAAGATTTTACAATCTATAATTTTAGAAATATTTTTTTGCTGTGATGGAGATAATTCATCATCAAATATCAAAGTCGATATATCATGTTCTTTTACAAAAAGATTAATCTCTTCTATTTTTCCTGTTCCAACAAAAGTCTTTGGGTTTGGACGCTCCATTTTTTGCGAAAAGCGTTTAATAACTTCACCACCAGCGGTAAAAGTCAAAAACTCCAGTTCGTCCAGATATTCGTTAAGTTTTTCTTCACTTTGATTTTGAGTTACAATACCTACAATGGCAGTTCTCTCAAAATTTATAACTTCTTTTTCTAACATAGCTTTGAATAAGGTGCAAATTTAATGATTTGTAAGGTACTAACACTTATAGAATTTCTTTTTTAAGTTCTTATTAGCACTTTATCATGTTGTTTTAAAACAGAAACCATCTAAAAATTAGAAACATTAAGAACTTAATCTCAATAAAATCTAATTTTTAAATGGCTTTTAAATTAAGTCTAAAACAAAAATTATTCGTAAATAAATGTTTTCTCCGTTTTTACGATTCCATTTTCTTCAATTTGAGAACATGAAATCGGAAAGTTTAATTTATTGTATTTATATTTTCTGCTTACCGCAACTAAAACTGTAGACGATGGGCTAAAGTTTACTTCGTTATTATAAGAAATTGCTTCGAAGCTAAATTCATCTTCATGATAAGAAATCATCGGTACAATTACTTTATAATTATCACCAAAAAGGCTTTGAACGATTAATTGATCAACAGATTTTTTATCATCAAAAGTATAAGTTTTAGAAATTTTATCACCAACCAAACCTTTATGTTTCACGACATTATCGTTTGTGTAAACATATTCGATTTTACCAATAATTGCTTTATTTCTATCACGTGAAGTACGTCTTACGATAATACCATTTTCAACGATATATTCAATATCATCAACTAAGTTCTGATGATTTGTACTTTTTTTAGTTGTTACTTTTATCCTTGCGCCTTCATAAGCAAAGGTTACAACTTTAGTAATATAATCAGGCCCGTCCTGATATTTCTTTACAAATTTTGTAATGTTGTTATCTGCATCATAAGAGTAATTTACGACTTCTTTCCAATCACTTCCAACTTTGTCTTTTACGGTCATATCCAACAGTCCTTTAGGATTATAAAAGAAATGCTGTACAACATCTGAAGTGGTGATAGTCTGGGTTTTTCCGTCTTTAAACACAACCGTTTTATTTACGATTTCTCCATCTTTAGAGTTTTGATAATTTGTTTTGACAATGTTGATTTGTTTTAATCGCACCGGATTGTCCTGACTGTGCAGCATGCATGGTAAAACCATCATCATGATGGCGATAAAGTAGGTTTTCATGTAGTATTTGTATTAGTTTGGGATGACCAAAATACAAAATTCTATCAGATTTTAACAGTTTAAATCTCAAAAACAGTACACTATTAAATTATTATCTAAAAATCAATACTTTAAATATATTTTTAAAGAAAACACAACCTACTTTTCGCCAAAAATTCTAACGTCATCGACCATAAAAGCACCATTAAGCGTTTTATCTTTACCAGATCCTATATACTTAAATGCAATATGAATATTTCCTGAATACGAAGACAAATCGATTCCTCCCGAACTTATAAATTGTCGGGATGGCGTTGACAATGAAGCAAAATTAGCCTCTAGCTTTGTCCAATTTGCTTTAGTAATACTTGATCCATTAAAGTCTGTTGACACATAAACTTCTAAAGAATTCAATGGAGAATCAACTTTTAAATCATGTTGTGCACTTCTAAAAGAGAATACCACATTTTTGTAATCGCCTAAGTTGATTTTTGGAGTTACGAGCCATGCAACATTTTCGGCCGCTGTTGTACTTGTTGTATTAAACTCTGCATATCCGTTTCCGGCATAGAGCATACTTTTCCATAATTTTGAAGCTTTTTGCACAATATTACTCCAACCCGGTAACGCAAAATTCACATTGTTTTTTACTGATTGAAAATCTTCATCAAAAAACGGAATATTCCTTTTTCCGTTCATTTCTACATCCTTTTCTGACCTAATCATCAATTGATAATCAGATCCAAATTTTGTCAATATCCCTCTGACTTTTCCACTTCCTTCAGGTACAAAATGATCTGCAAAACTGGCGTAACCACTTGTTCTGAATATAATTTGATTGCCCGTTTTATCTCGAAGATTCCAATTTGTAGAACCTCCAACATTATTTGATTCTTCAAAATAATGGCGTCCAATTGCCGCTTCCGTAAATTGCACATTTGTTAATTCTATTAATGTGTTGAGTTTACTTTCGTTTAATGCTTCTTCAATAGAAACCGATTGAACTAATTCGCTTTCATCAATAATTGTACAGGAAGCATTTAATACATTTTTATAATCATTTTGTGAAACTCTGCCAATTGTTGGATCTCCTGCATTACTTACATACAAACTTCCAATGCGTAAACCTTCAAAATACAGATCTGTAAACTGATTTTTAAGTTTTATGTAAACTTTATTTCCAATACGAAAATCAATATAGGAGTTTGAAACATCTACAGGAATACTGAATCCTATTGCCGGTGTTTTGTCCGTTGCCAAAGTTTGAAATGAGATTGTTTTGAAAAAATTTCCTTCTTCATCACTTGACACTACATATGCCTCAATTATATCATTATAACTGTATTGTTTAGGAACTGAACCTGAAAGATCCTTCACTTTTTGAACGGTTTGATTTACGGTCAAATCAGGCTGTGTACATGCTAATTTTGGAATTTCAACTTCGTTATTACAACTATAAAAAAAGACGAGTACGAATGCTAAAAAAGGAGATAAGAATCTATTTTTCATTAGAAATATGTTTTTTAAATTTTTATAAACTGATACTCAGATTCAAGAAATAAGTTCGTCCGTATCCGTAAAAATATTTAGGCCCAAATGATGGTGTTCCGCTAGATACATCTTGATTAAGCGCTCTAAAATTAGCATTTCGCGCTTGCTCAAAACCGCCTGTTTTATAGGTTAAATCCAGAACATTATTTATACTTGCAAAAAGACCAATGTATTTTCGGGAGATTCGCCACGACTTGCCTCCGGAAACATTTAAGAGTATCATTGGATCAAATTTTTCTTGTTTTAGTAATGTAAGTGCTCGTTCTTCTGTCGCTTCGGGAAAAACCAAACCACTTATTGAATTCTTATAAAACCTTGCTGTTCTGGCAATAGGCGAAACATCGATATAACTTTCTGCCATATAATTAATATTTGATGCCAACCACCAATATTTTGGATCTCTATATTCCAATCCAAATGAATAGGCTTGCTGTGGCATCCCAGATTGTTTGTAATTTTTAAGATAAGATTCTCCAAAATCAAAAGTTGCCTGACTATCTCCTTTGGCTACATTTGCATCATTTGTTATTGAAACATTTGGATTGCTATTATATGTGTAATTTCCATAAGCAGCAGATAAAGTCGTTTTTAATGTTAACGAAATTTGATATTCAAAACTCAGTTCAAGCCCAATATTTTTCTTGTCTAAATGGGTTAAGGTCTGGCTGACAAAAGCATCTGTACTATTGTAACTTGCGCCTCTGTCAAAAATTCCTTCGGCATAAAAAAAGGAAGTTTTGGTTGTGTTTTTTATCAAAGTATAATATCCTGTAAATCGCATTTTAAGCTTGGGCGAATGATAGACATAATTCGCTTCGGCACTGCTGATATTTTCATTTTCTATTCCGTCAACAATTGAATTATTTAAACGTGAATTCGAAAATGTATTCCGAAGTGATGGCGCTCTTGTAAGATGCATTCCGTTAAAAAACAACCATTGTTTTCCTGAAATTTTATAGGTTAGCCCTCCTTTAAAACCAAAATTTTCAAAACTCACTTTTTCACTTTTACCTAAAGAAGTTGTTGGATAAATTCCGTTTTGATACAATCCTTCTCTTTGATAATTTGAAAGAGAATACGATTGCCCTAAATAAAAATCAATCTTATTATAGGTAAATTTAAATTGCGTAAAAGCATCAATTGTAGTTGCTATAAAATTATAATTATAGCCATAAATATCGCCCTCTTTAACTTGACGATTCGGGTTCTGCAAATCTGATTGGGCTGCATTTCCGCTATAAAAAGCATCTATATCTTCAAAATATTGTCCTCCAAGTAAATCTAAAAGATATTGAAACTGATGTGATTTCAAATTTCTAAACGTAACTCCGCCATCAAAAGAGGTATTTTCTGAAAGTTGTATGTTTAAATTTGAATTTGCCGCAATTGTATTATCGTCGGTTCGATCTTCGTACAAAACATAATGACTCTTTGAAGCTTCATAACCTGTAATCTCTCCATTAGAATTTACAATTGTTTTTTGATTTGCCCGATACATTGCTTCCCAATCTAATTGAGGATTTTCAAGAAACGACAGTTTACTTTTCTCGGCATTTTCGTAATCCGGCGTAAATTCTCCTGAAAATTCTCCATTATCTTTTGCATAAAGAGAACTATAATAACTAGGTAATTTTCGATAATAAGTAGGATCTGGACTGTTTGCGTTTTGATAATCTATAGTACTGTTTCCTACTTTTCCAAACTGATACATTACGCTCGAATTCAGATTTGTTTTTTCATTTATCTTAAAATAATGATTGAGCATAAACAATGGTTCTTCGACTTTCTTAATTCTGGCGTTTCGTTTTTCATCATTCTGAAATCCCCAATATGAATTGTATTTATCGTTCGTTAATTGTGTAACTTCATTTGTATTTGCCGAGTTTTTTGCGCGAGAACTTGGGGTATAAAATCCGGTAAAATTCAAAGATTGTCTCTTATTTAATTTCTTTTCTGCACTAATGAAAAAGGATTCGGCATCAAAATTTGTTCCTTCAAAATAGCCTTCGCCAGACCATCGTTTTCCTGCCGAAATCGCAAATGCCCAACCGGAAGCATTCATTCCTGAAGCATAAGTTGCGATTCCACGTAAGTTATAGGATGTATTACTTCCCGAAAAAGTAAGTTGTGTGCCTTTTCGATACATTGAAGCTCGGGTAAATATTTGCTGTGTTCCCAAAATACCTCCAAATGTATAGTTTGAAGCTGCTGCTCCAACAGAAAATTCCTGATTTCTAAGTACATTATTTAAACCACCCCAATTGCTCCACTGTGGTCTTCCGTCATAGATTTTGTTCATTATCATGCCGTTTAGCATCATGGTTCCGTTTTCGCTGTCTAAACCACGAACTCTAAATCGGGCTTGACCCCAATTGAATGCTGACGCCTGCATGAAAGCATCTTTTGATGATTGCAATAAACCGGAAGTCATTTCTGATGAACTGCTATCGTCTGATAAATCACTTTCTAACAAAGAAATTAAAGCCGCCGGTGTTTCGTCTGAAAAACGATCTTCTAGTTGAAGGATTCCTAAATTTACTTGTTGTCCAAAGTTTGACTGGACTTTTAAAAGCAAATCTTTATAGCCCTGACTGTGCAGCAAAAGCAATTGTTCGCCTGTTTTTGCAGAATGTAATTCAAACTTTCCGCTTTTGTTTGTGAGTTGTGTTATTGCTGAATTTTGAATACTTACGACAACATTTTCTAGAGGATTTTGTGTTTTCGAATCCAGTACTATTCCAAAGAAAGTAGTTTCCTGTTGTGCAAAAGCAACCTTAAAAGACAATAAAATAAAAAGTAACACGTATTTTTTTTCCATGAAAATCCCCCAACTTATTTTGATAAATAGTTTTCAGATTAAAATTGCTTTGGTTCTCAAAACAGTCTAATCTTTAAATTAAAAAATAAAATTGGTCTCTGGAAAAGAGTTGTAGGAATTTCAAATCAAGAAAATAAATATTGATTCGAGGTCAAATGTAGTTAAAAATTAACAAGAAATTACCTTATTAATTATTTTTGCTAAAAAAGAAATCTATTGCTTTGATCTACAACTTTTAACGAAAAGAATATTATTCTGAAGTTCTAATTTTAGATACCATAAAGGCAATCAAAACACCAAAAATTCCAATAAAAGCAAAAGAAAATTGAAGTCCAAAAGTTTCAGCAATATGACCAATAACTGGAGGCCCCATTAAGAAACCAAGGAAACTTACACTCGAAACTATGGTTAAAGCTTCACCTGGAGGAACTGTTGGATTTTTTCCTGCCATGCTATAAACCGTTGGTACAATTGTCGCAACACCCAAACCAACTGCCATAAAAGCAATCGTACAAGGAATAATATAAGGAAGAAAAACGGCTGTAAAAAGTCCTGCCGAGATCATGATTCCGCTAATTTGCATCACGCGTTCACGTCCAAATTTATTGATTAGTCCATCTCCTAAAAATCTTCCGCTTGCCATCATAATCATGAATGAAGTATATCCTAAAATCACTAATGGTCCAGGCGCTTTTACGATATCTTTAAAGTAAACTCCGCTCCAGTCAAACATTACGCCTTCGCTTGCCATGCTGCAAAAACCAATTACACCAAGCCAAATTAAAGCACTATCAGGTTTTGCAAATAGTTTTTTCTTTTCAGAGGTTTTGTGCTTAATTTTTTCTTTGGCTTTGACCAAAAATTTAAAATTGAATGCAACCATTAAAAAAACAACTCCTCCAACAATCATAAAATGATGCAATGGCGTGAGGTTTAAAGCTAACATTCCTAAACCGACTAAAGCTCCCGTAAATCCGGCAAAACTCCACATTCCGTGAAACGATGACATGATGGTTTTTCTAAAAAGAACTTCGGTATAAACGCCTTGTGTGTTTACAGCGATATTGGCTAGATTTCCAAATAATCCAAATAAAAACAAACCCAGCGATAATTGTAAGGCTGAAGTTGCCAAACCTAAATTTGCCAGACACAAAACATACATTATTAAGGAGAAAACTAAAATGCGATGACTTCCGAATTTGGTTACCATTTTTCCTGAAAAAGGCATGATTATCAATTGTCCCATTGGAAGCGCAAAAAGTATCGATCCTAAATCTCCTTCGGTTAAATGCAAAGCTGTTTTTATATCCGGAATTCTACTTGCCCAGGTTGCAAAACTTAAACCCATTCCAAAATAAAACATCCCAACTGCAAAACGAATTCGGTTTAAATAAGAAGCTTTTGCCTCTCTATAGACTTTCTTGATTTTTCCCTTGGTTTGGAATAATGATAATGGATTGAAATTGATCAAAGTGAATGCATTTTAAATTTAATAACAAAAGTACTAAAAACCAATTTTACAGACTAGAAAACCCAACTAGTTCGTGAATTTATAACGTTGTATGTTTATAAATTTCTTTAAAAGGGGCAAAGGTTCATAGATGCAAAGGGACAAAGGTTATTTTTGAGGAACTAAGGTTCTGAGGTACTAAGGAGCTAAGGTTTTCTATCTTTACGCATAAAAAAAGACGCACTGCTGTGCGTCTCTACGATATAATTTAAGATATATATTAAACGAAATCCGCGTCAATCCGTTTAATCCGCGGGCAATTTTATTTACAAATTAATTACTTTTTGCTGCGCATTACTTGCGATTGCAGCTTCGATGATTTGCATCACTTTTACTCCGTCTTGTGCCGTAACTGGTTCAACTTTCTTGTTTGTAATTGAATCGTAAACGCCATCAAAAAACGAGAAATAATTTCCCTGAAGCGTTGGAATTTTTTCTCTGATTTCTTTTCCGTCTATTTCTGTGTGCAATAATCCTTGTAAGGTTTCAGATTCTGTTCCCCATGATTCTAAGTTTGGCTTTTTACCGAGTTTTAATTCGTCTTCCTGAACATCACCACGAGGTTTTAAGAACGAACCTTTTTTTCCGTGAATTGTATATGCAGGATTTGCTTCTCTAACAAAGAAACCTGCTTTTAGTCGTACTCTGAAGTTTTCGTAAATCAACAATAAATCAATCCAATCGTCTACTAAAGAATTTTCTCTTGTATAACGAATATCTCCAAAAACTGATTTTGGTGAACCAAATAAACAAACTGCCTGATCGATTAAATGCGGACCTAAATCTTTCAGGATTCCGGCGCCGTCATTTGCGGTTTCTTTGTGTGCTTTTGCGCTCAATAAAGGATTATATCTATCGAAATGAAATTCGGCTTCGACCAAATCTCCTAAAACTCCTTCTTTTATTATTTTCTGAACGGTTTTGAAATCACTATCCCATCTTCTGTTTTGAAAAACGGCTAATTTTAAACCTTTTTCTTTTGCGATTGCGGCTAATTCCTCAGCTTCGGCAACTGTTGTGGTAAATGCTTTTTCGACAACGGCATGTTTTCCTGCTAATAATACTTTTTTAGCATATTCGAAATGTGTTCCAACTGGCGTATTTACAATTACCAAATCAACATCGTCTGCCAATAAATCATCTATTGAAGGATAACTTTTTACGCTTGGATAATCTTCCTGAATTAGTTTTTTGCTTCTTTCCCAAGAACCTAATAATTCAAATCCCGGATGAATATTTAAAAACGGAGCGTGAAAAACTTTCCCCGACATTCCGTATGATAATAGTGCTGTTTTTATTTTTTGCATTTTGTCTTTTATTTGTTTTGCCACAGATTATTTTGATTAAAATGATTTAAAAAAATGTTGCCACGAATTTCACTAATTTCCACGAATTATTACAAGTTTTAAACGCATCGATTTGTGCTAATTTGTGAAATTCGTGGCAAAAAAATCTTTTTTAATCTGTGCAATCTGTGGCAATAAGTCATTTAAATCTTAGCGCGTTCATATTGTTTTGGCCATTGAATATCGTCGTTTAATTCTTTAGCAAAATCTAACGGTAAGTTTGGATTTCTTAGCGATTCTCTGGCGAACAAAACCAAATCGGCCTGATCCTTTTTTAAAATTTCTTCGGCTTGTTTGGCTTCG is a window encoding:
- a CDS encoding DUF5689 domain-containing protein is translated as MKNRFLSPFLAFVLVFFYSCNNEVEIPKLACTQPDLTVNQTVQKVKDLSGSVPKQYSYNDIIEAYVVSSDEEGNFFKTISFQTLATDKTPAIGFSIPVDVSNSYIDFRIGNKVYIKLKNQFTDLYFEGLRIGSLYVSNAGDPTIGRVSQNDYKNVLNASCTIIDESELVQSVSIEEALNESKLNTLIELTNVQFTEAAIGRHYFEESNNVGGSTNWNLRDKTGNQIIFRTSGYASFADHFVPEGSGKVRGILTKFGSDYQLMIRSEKDVEMNGKRNIPFFDEDFQSVKNNVNFALPGWSNIVQKASKLWKSMLYAGNGYAEFNTTSTTAAENVAWLVTPKINLGDYKNVVFSFRSAQHDLKVDSPLNSLEVYVSTDFNGSSITKANWTKLEANFASLSTPSRQFISSGGIDLSSYSGNIHIAFKYIGSGKDKTLNGAFMVDDVRIFGEK
- a CDS encoding carboxypeptidase-like regulatory domain-containing protein encodes the protein MEKKYVLLFILLSFKVAFAQQETTFFGIVLDSKTQNPLENVVVSIQNSAITQLTNKSGKFELHSAKTGEQLLLLHSQGYKDLLLKVQSNFGQQVNLGILQLEDRFSDETPAALISLLESDLSDDSSSSEMTSGLLQSSKDAFMQASAFNWGQARFRVRGLDSENGTMMLNGMIMNKIYDGRPQWSNWGGLNNVLRNQEFSVGAAASNYTFGGILGTQQIFTRASMYRKGTQLTFSGSNTSYNLRGIATYASGMNASGWAFAISAGKRWSGEGYFEGTNFDAESFFISAEKKLNKRQSLNFTGFYTPSSRAKNSANTNEVTQLTNDKYNSYWGFQNDEKRNARIKKVEEPLFMLNHYFKINEKTNLNSSVMYQFGKVGNSTIDYQNANSPDPTYYRKLPSYYSSLYAKDNGEFSGEFTPDYENAEKSKLSFLENPQLDWEAMYRANQKTIVNSNGEITGYEASKSHYVLYEDRTDDNTIAANSNLNIQLSENTSFDGGVTFRNLKSHQFQYLLDLLGGQYFEDIDAFYSGNAAQSDLQNPNRQVKEGDIYGYNYNFIATTIDAFTQFKFTYNKIDFYLGQSYSLSNYQREGLYQNGIYPTTSLGKSEKVSFENFGFKGGLTYKISGKQWLFFNGMHLTRAPSLRNTFSNSRLNNSIVDGIENENISSAEANYVYHSPKLKMRFTGYYTLIKNTTKTSFFYAEGIFDRGASYNSTDAFVSQTLTHLDKKNIGLELSFEYQISLTLKTTLSAAYGNYTYNSNPNVSITNDANVAKGDSQATFDFGESYLKNYKQSGMPQQAYSFGLEYRDPKYWWLASNINYMAESYIDVSPIARTARFYKNSISGLVFPEATEERALTLLKQEKFDPMILLNVSGGKSWRISRKYIGLFASINNVLDLTYKTGGFEQARNANFRALNQDVSSGTPSFGPKYFYGYGRTYFLNLSISL
- a CDS encoding MFS transporter; this encodes MINFNPLSLFQTKGKIKKVYREAKASYLNRIRFAVGMFYFGMGLSFATWASRIPDIKTALHLTEGDLGSILFALPMGQLIIMPFSGKMVTKFGSHRILVFSLIMYVLCLANLGLATSALQLSLGLFLFGLFGNLANIAVNTQGVYTEVLFRKTIMSSFHGMWSFAGFTGALVGLGMLALNLTPLHHFMIVGGVVFLMVAFNFKFLVKAKEKIKHKTSEKKKLFAKPDSALIWLGVIGFCSMASEGVMFDWSGVYFKDIVKAPGPLVILGYTSFMIMMASGRFLGDGLINKFGRERVMQISGIMISAGLFTAVFLPYIIPCTIAFMAVGLGVATIVPTVYSMAGKNPTVPPGEALTIVSSVSFLGFLMGPPVIGHIAETFGLQFSFAFIGIFGVLIAFMVSKIRTSE
- a CDS encoding Gfo/Idh/MocA family oxidoreductase, yielding MQKIKTALLSYGMSGKVFHAPFLNIHPGFELLGSWERSKKLIQEDYPSVKSYPSIDDLLADDVDLVIVNTPVGTHFEYAKKVLLAGKHAVVEKAFTTTVAEAEELAAIAKEKGLKLAVFQNRRWDSDFKTVQKIIKEGVLGDLVEAEFHFDRYNPLLSAKAHKETANDGAGILKDLGPHLIDQAVCLFGSPKSVFGDIRYTRENSLVDDWIDLLLIYENFRVRLKAGFFVREANPAYTIHGKKGSFLKPRGDVQEDELKLGKKPNLESWGTESETLQGLLHTEIDGKEIREKIPTLQGNYFSFFDGVYDSITNKKVEPVTAQDGVKVMQIIEAAIASNAQQKVINL